In Bradyrhizobium sp. 195, the sequence GCTCCACCCCCAATTTTGTGAACTCTGTCGGAGACGCTGAGAAGATTTCGTAGATCAGCTCGATCGCATCCTGTTCAGCCAAACGCGCCGCGAACATCGCCCAGTAAAGCGCCTGATTGATGTTCCTTTCGACGCCGTTCCCCGAATAATAATTGCGCGCGAGAAGCCTAGCCGCTGAAGGTACTGCATCCCATTCGATCGCTTTCAAATAATACCAACTTGCCGTCTTAGGATCTCGCGTGCACCCCTCGCAAATTTCTCCTGTCCCGTAGAGATAGCCAAGCCAGACGGCTGATTCTCCATCCTTACGTTCGGCACCAAGCCGGATAATTTCTAAAAACTTCTTTTGATCGGACGAAAACCCGAAAGTTCCGTCGCGAAATGACATCGCGTAGGATGCTAGCTTCGAGCCGCCCTTTTCTGCGTATTCCTTTAAAAGGCGGGACCTCTCACCTCGGTAGTAAGGCGTGTCAAACTCAGGTGCTTCGTAAGTAACCGCCAAATTCTTTCCTGCCTCGACGGAACCGAGGCTGTATGCCTTCAAAAACAATTCAGCCGCTTTCCTCAGATCATGAGGAAAAACTCCATCCTTATACATGTACCCGAGAGTGTTTATCGCGGGAATATAGTCGATCTTCGCTAGCTCGAAGAGGATTTCATTGACCTGATCATTTGGAATTGTCGCATGTGCACGTGCAAATTGGTAACGAAAGCGCACTTTATCTGGCTCGCGGTCCATGGCCGCTTTGCACGCGGCAACCACCTTGTCGATGTAACCGCTACGGTCCAGAAGAAAACTAGAAAACGGAGGCCCAACATTGTCCGTTTGGAGCGGACTGGTGCCCCAGAGATCGCATTTGTCGATCGGCACCAGGGAGAGCGCACCAAATGATCCTACCGCCGCCAATACTGCACCGCAAACAGCGGCGGTTAGTAGCCTACGCCAAGGACGGCGTGCGATTTTCCGAGCCCATTCTTCCGGGACAGCGAAAAACTGACTCTTCGAGGTAAGACCGGGCAGCAGATAGTCGACGAGAATATTGTCGGAGCGGAGGCGTTCCGTCGGTGGCCCGCCGGCCGCGTTCCGGACCGAGACGTCTACTGACGCCGCCGGTCGGGTCGCAGTACCGATGTCCATAGCCTCGATCAATAGCGAGCGCACCCTACGATGTTCCGAACCCGATAGCTCCTTGAGCAGTCGCGTCCGGACCCAGTCGGGCATCCAGCCCCGGCGGAACCAAGGCAACTGTGCTACATTCAGAATGTCTGGAGCCAGTGTCGCTGGCAGGCCGCGGCGATTTGTCAATCGATCACGTAGATGCAGCGTCATTGCCCATCGCAGTTCGGGATAAACCGATGTCGCAGCAAGCCACCGATAGGTATCGGCGCCGGCGGCTTGGCGCAGTCCCGCTACGAGTGCGTTTAGATCTCTCGCGGCTGGCTGAGCGCTTTGCATCCACCGGTCGGCACGTTCATTGATGCGGGTGACCAGCTGTGACAGTCCCGGAACGGTAGCGCACACGGTGGTGGGTACGGTGCGGCCGAGCAGACGATTTGCAATCGCGCGAAGTCCCGTGGGTGAAGCATCCGCGACCGAGATGCCATCAGGAAATGCCAACTCGAGCGGACTTGCGCCGAGGCCCGCCGCCGGTACCATTAGGAAGATATTCGTCGTACCGCCGATCTCGTCGATCCAGGTCCGCGGTTCGCCTGAACTAGGATCCAGCAATTCGCTCTCGGTAACGAAAAACAGGAAGATTGCTCCCGGAAAACTGCCGAGAACGGAACGCAAGGTTTCAGTCTCGCCGGAACGCCTGCGCCGACAGGTCCAGGGCGAGCGGTCGAAGTCAAACTGCTCGACGAAGAGGCCACTGCTACGCAACGTTTCGACTATCGCATCACCGTAGGCCGCGAGATGGTCGAGCCGGCTGCGCCGGTCGATCAAGACAACAAAGTCCGCTGGTATGGGTCGCATTAGCCAGCGTAGGGTTAATAGACCGCCCTGCTTTGCCGTCGCAAAAACAGTAGCTTCGGAATCTATGTCACGAATTTCATGGCGCGCGAGAATGCGCAGGGGTTGGAGGTCGGCGAGTAGCGCGCGGTCACCAAAACGCGGTCGATCGCTACGAAAGGAGAATGGTAGCGTTCGAAGGTTCTGGCGCAGTGCCTCGCGTCGAAGATGCGCTAATGTTAGATAAACTAAAGCGCTGAAGCCCAGAGCGTATACAAGCCAAGGTAATGCCGCCGCAGCAAATTTCTGCCAGCCGAACTCGGTATAGTACCAGCGAA encodes:
- a CDS encoding tetratricopeptide repeat protein, translating into MPGAAEVQLAPETFYRRLPEYLARLRLEGLAIGVEQESRLFILLSRLESAGTLPKMASTLARYVVPVLAGTPAQQAICHSHFRAMFSELDEAPDQIERSAAAEDKPVEWKISLRHITRGVTWAAVAVVIFATIAIVVFAVRSFDRRVDEKPPIVTSRTESKSNKRLDDWIQQYPLKELDLPKQAPWNRTFRWYYTEFGWQKFAAAALPWLVYALGFSALVYLTLAHLRREALRQNLRTLPFSFRSDRPRFGDRALLADLQPLRILARHEIRDIDSEATVFATAKQGGLLTLRWLMRPIPADFVVLIDRRSRLDHLAAYGDAIVETLRSSGLFVEQFDFDRSPWTCRRRRSGETETLRSVLGSFPGAIFLFFVTESELLDPSSGEPRTWIDEIGGTTNIFLMVPAAGLGASPLELAFPDGISVADASPTGLRAIANRLLGRTVPTTVCATVPGLSQLVTRINERADRWMQSAQPAARDLNALVAGLRQAAGADTYRWLAATSVYPELRWAMTLHLRDRLTNRRGLPATLAPDILNVAQLPWFRRGWMPDWVRTRLLKELSGSEHRRVRSLLIEAMDIGTATRPAASVDVSVRNAAGGPPTERLRSDNILVDYLLPGLTSKSQFFAVPEEWARKIARRPWRRLLTAAVCGAVLAAVGSFGALSLVPIDKCDLWGTSPLQTDNVGPPFSSFLLDRSGYIDKVVAACKAAMDREPDKVRFRYQFARAHATIPNDQVNEILFELAKIDYIPAINTLGYMYKDGVFPHDLRKAAELFLKAYSLGSVEAGKNLAVTYEAPEFDTPYYRGERSRLLKEYAEKGGSKLASYAMSFRDGTFGFSSDQKKFLEIIRLGAERKDGESAVWLGYLYGTGEICEGCTRDPKTASWYYLKAIEWDAVPSAARLLARNYYSGNGVERNINQALYWAMFAARLAEQDAIELIYEIFSASPTEFTKLGVEPTLIMAQLKESAEGGDENSQYSLGMILEYERKMDDAIIWYRKASNQGHKKATEALQRLSSK